The following are encoded together in the Alphaproteobacteria bacterium genome:
- a CDS encoding response regulator, giving the protein MAEPNTSDLTRPIAIVVDDDETAARALADVMGRSGLPSLHFTRVAPALATLDRQPSIKVVVSDVAMPELSGLDLAAAIRQRDGEAPHVLFMSGRSEMAMPVAALGLGVVDFFPKPVRTAQLVARIRTLLGLQTPARVEAAQDSWKRRDADLRNRIWLQKERLSLAQRRKVMPGLLDPDAAWVMLVELLHAEQQKRPYHVSALCAASGAPTSTALRRLSELVDQGLVQRVADGADARRSWVSLTEKGQGVLRACMDGGEQEMSRQND; this is encoded by the coding sequence ATGGCGGAGCCTAACACGAGCGATCTGACGCGTCCCATCGCCATCGTGGTCGACGACGACGAGACGGCGGCGCGTGCGCTGGCCGACGTGATGGGACGTTCGGGGCTGCCCTCGCTGCACTTCACGCGTGTGGCGCCGGCGCTGGCGACGCTCGACCGGCAGCCCTCGATCAAGGTCGTGGTCTCCGACGTGGCGATGCCGGAACTCAGCGGCCTGGACCTCGCGGCGGCGATCCGCCAGCGCGACGGCGAGGCGCCGCACGTGCTGTTCATGTCGGGCCGCTCGGAGATGGCGATGCCGGTGGCGGCGCTGGGCCTGGGGGTGGTCGACTTCTTCCCCAAGCCGGTGCGCACGGCGCAGCTGGTGGCGCGGATTCGGACGCTGCTGGGCCTGCAGACGCCGGCCAGGGTCGAGGCGGCGCAGGACAGCTGGAAGCGGCGCGACGCGGATCTGCGCAACCGCATCTGGTTGCAGAAGGAACGTCTGTCGCTGGCGCAGCGACGCAAGGTGATGCCCGGCCTGCTCGATCCCGACGCGGCCTGGGTGATGCTGGTGGAGCTGCTGCACGCCGAGCAGCAGAAGCGGCCCTATCACGTGTCGGCGCTGTGCGCCGCGTCGGGCGCGCCGACGAGCACCGCGTTGCGGCGCCTGTCGGAGCTGGTCGACCAGGGGCTGGTGCAGCGGGTCGCCGACGGCGCCGACGCACGGCGGTCGTGGGTCAGCCTGACGGAGAAGGGCCAGGGTGTGCTGCGCGCCTGCATGGACGGCGGCGAGCAAGAGATGAGCAGGCAGAACGATTAG
- a CDS encoding response regulator — protein MSAQVQEAPRRLILVVDDEDLVRRIACQGLQRLGYDVIDAHDGDSALKLLESDGRKIDLLFADVRMPGRLSGPALADIALRQRPDMKVLLTSGHARTEDFASVGSSYPVLPKPYRRAELAEAIASALSRP, from the coding sequence ATGAGCGCACAAGTTCAGGAAGCGCCCAGGCGCCTGATCCTCGTCGTCGACGACGAGGATCTGGTGCGGCGCATCGCCTGCCAGGGTCTGCAGCGCCTGGGCTACGACGTGATCGACGCGCATGACGGCGACTCCGCGCTCAAGCTGCTGGAGAGCGACGGGCGCAAGATCGACCTGCTGTTCGCCGACGTGCGCATGCCCGGGCGGCTGAGCGGCCCGGCGCTGGCCGACATCGCCCTGCGCCAGCGGCCCGACATGAAGGTGCTGCTGACCTCCGGCCACGCCCGCACCGAGGATTTCGCCAGCGTCGGCAGCTCCTACCCGGTGCTGCCCAAGCCCTATCGCCGCGCCGAGCTGGCCGAGGCGATCGCCTCGGCGCTGTCGCGGCCCTGA
- a CDS encoding PAS domain S-box protein: protein MTTTPGSDPFERLAELATTINAVVDPAQALPLLARFAAEQSGAAAAVIVPRQPWPGERAPRQTSWSDDRLTVSPADARRLLGAIGAQPALAQLTRDAHSGSDAAAWPPGVVALTVLSGDPVVDIVCLHTGAPAPRPARDALRHAAPLAAGLVERMHRRNAAILSLRRFRDFTEIAGDWLWETDAEHRFTLLENPASGARGERPDQVLGMTRWQLAGSSLEEHRWREHKADLDARRPFSGLEYTSGRAGKGRVFESSGRPRFAADGTFLGYRGVSRDISALRAAETRAARQEGRFRSIVRTTAEGVVVLDAEGRIGYANQRFAEMVGRTVEELGGVAMGPFVEDGPAFVAIIAEPPLRPVELVLRRADGTALSVMVSMRPMRAEGYDTDGTLVMLSDISAHKQAEASLSETRDNLRYLFANNPNPMWVVDETSLRFVSVNGAAIAAYGYSREEFLAMRLPDIRPPEDVARVADAMAAGRSPRGGVEFWRHRTRDGDIRDVEVMPYRITFEGRPAWLSLVRDVTEKRRAEARLAETEEKLRRAQRLEAIGQLADGIAHEFNNALAVILGNTEILAEEVGAVAAAREPLAAIGEASQRGAELIGHLLSFSRSGSSAPRTLSVEGAMAAIEPILRRFLPKNIELEVTSVEEAWPIHVDQGQLETAMLNLVSNARDAMPEGGQILIDIDNHGAGEAAADDLETTVVGDHVRIRVTDTGGGMTPEVLRRAFEPFFTTKRVGRGSGLGLSMVYGFARQSGGSIDLASNPETGTTVTLLLPRARPSRASAVQAA from the coding sequence TTGACCACCACACCCGGCTCGGATCCGTTCGAGCGTCTCGCCGAGCTGGCGACGACGATCAATGCCGTCGTCGATCCGGCGCAGGCCCTGCCGCTGCTGGCGCGCTTCGCCGCCGAGCAGAGCGGCGCTGCGGCGGCCGTGATCGTGCCGCGCCAGCCCTGGCCGGGCGAACGCGCGCCACGCCAGACGAGCTGGAGCGACGATCGCCTGACCGTCTCGCCGGCCGACGCGCGACGGCTGCTCGGCGCCATCGGCGCCCAGCCCGCCCTCGCCCAGCTGACGCGCGATGCGCATTCCGGCAGCGATGCCGCGGCGTGGCCGCCGGGCGTCGTCGCGCTCACCGTGCTGTCCGGCGATCCGGTCGTCGATATCGTCTGCCTGCACACCGGGGCGCCGGCGCCGCGGCCGGCGCGCGACGCCTTGCGCCACGCGGCGCCGCTGGCCGCCGGCCTGGTCGAGCGCATGCATCGCCGCAACGCCGCCATCCTCAGCCTGCGCCGCTTCCGCGACTTCACCGAGATCGCCGGCGACTGGCTGTGGGAGACCGACGCCGAGCACCGCTTCACCTTGCTCGAGAACCCGGCCAGCGGCGCACGCGGCGAGCGGCCCGACCAGGTGCTGGGCATGACGCGCTGGCAGCTCGCCGGCTCCTCGCTCGAGGAGCACCGCTGGCGCGAGCACAAGGCCGACCTCGACGCGCGCCGGCCGTTCTCCGGGCTCGAGTACACCTCGGGCCGCGCCGGCAAGGGTCGCGTCTTCGAATCCAGTGGTCGGCCGCGCTTCGCCGCCGACGGCACCTTCCTCGGCTATCGTGGCGTCTCGCGCGACATCTCGGCGTTGCGCGCCGCCGAAACCCGCGCCGCGCGCCAGGAAGGGCGCTTCCGCTCGATCGTGCGCACCACGGCCGAGGGCGTCGTCGTGCTCGATGCCGAAGGCCGCATCGGCTACGCCAACCAGCGCTTCGCCGAGATGGTCGGCCGCACCGTCGAGGAGCTCGGCGGCGTGGCGATGGGCCCCTTCGTCGAAGACGGCCCGGCCTTCGTCGCGATCATCGCCGAGCCGCCGCTGCGGCCGGTCGAGCTCGTCCTGCGGCGCGCCGACGGCACTGCGCTCAGCGTCATGGTCAGCATGCGGCCGATGCGGGCGGAGGGCTACGACACCGACGGCACGCTGGTGATGCTGAGTGACATCTCGGCGCACAAGCAGGCCGAGGCCAGCCTGAGCGAGACGCGCGACAATCTGCGCTATCTCTTCGCCAACAACCCCAACCCGATGTGGGTGGTCGACGAGACGAGCCTGCGCTTCGTGTCGGTCAACGGTGCGGCGATCGCCGCCTACGGCTACAGCCGCGAGGAGTTCCTCGCCATGCGCCTGCCCGACATCCGCCCGCCGGAGGATGTCGCGCGCGTCGCCGACGCCATGGCCGCCGGCCGCTCGCCGCGCGGCGGCGTCGAGTTCTGGCGCCACCGCACGCGCGACGGCGACATCCGCGACGTCGAGGTGATGCCCTATCGCATCACCTTCGAGGGCCGGCCGGCCTGGCTGTCGCTGGTGCGCGACGTCACCGAGAAGCGGCGCGCCGAGGCGCGGCTGGCGGAGACCGAGGAGAAGCTGCGCCGCGCCCAGCGGCTCGAAGCCATCGGCCAGCTCGCCGATGGCATCGCGCACGAATTCAACAACGCGCTGGCCGTGATCCTCGGCAACACCGAGATCCTGGCCGAGGAGGTCGGCGCCGTCGCCGCCGCGCGCGAGCCGCTGGCGGCGATCGGCGAGGCCAGCCAGCGCGGCGCCGAGCTGATCGGCCATCTGCTGTCGTTCTCGCGCAGCGGCTCGTCGGCGCCGCGCACCCTGTCGGTCGAGGGGGCCATGGCGGCGATCGAGCCGATCCTGCGCCGCTTCCTGCCCAAGAACATCGAGCTCGAGGTGACGAGCGTCGAGGAGGCCTGGCCGATCCATGTCGACCAGGGCCAGCTCGAGACGGCGATGCTCAACCTGGTGTCCAACGCCCGCGACGCCATGCCCGAGGGCGGCCAGATCCTGATCGACATCGACAATCACGGCGCGGGAGAGGCCGCCGCCGACGATCTGGAGACGACGGTGGTGGGCGACCACGTGCGCATCCGCGTCACCGACACCGGCGGCGGCATGACGCCCGAGGTGCTGCGCCGCGCCTTCGAGCCGTTCTTCACCACCAAGCGGGTCGGCCGCGGCAGTGGCCTGGGGCTCAGCATGGTCTACGGCTTCGCCCGCCAATCGGGCGGCTCGATCGATCTCGCCAGCAATCCCGAGACCGGCACCACGGTGACCCTGCTGTTGCCGCGCGCGCGACCCAGCCGCGCCAGCGCCGTCCAGGCGGCCTGA
- a CDS encoding adenylate/guanylate cyclase domain-containing protein has product MDLALAAAERRGFRLGVIGRTCALVAIAAFYLIAISWPNNLLPAAALLAVAGIGLVPLVLVGGRYERAARFVIFACDMAAISAVLAFAPISTGGDVPQNFVFLTSRPAYYYVVLAVSILSLSPALVLWTGLCAVLGMTGATAWIMSGMEQVVSYGGLPASPTRDQYLAVVLNLNFLALPTRVAEALVMALSTGIAALAVHRARNMVRDHAAVEEKRNRVQRLLGRYVPEQVAEQLVDSGQLAPQLREASVLFADIEGFTGLSERLSPHELIAVLNSFFGAATAIVDERGGIVVNHVGDALIAAFNTPIAVAGHGARAIDAACALQALMAARDFEGHRLRLRIGVATGPVAAGAVGDARRQTYTIYGDTVNLAQRLERLNKDFETHTLVCGATFAGANAMELTAERMGTVQVRGRESAVEVFALR; this is encoded by the coding sequence GTGGACCTGGCGCTCGCGGCGGCGGAGCGCCGGGGATTTCGGCTCGGCGTTATCGGCCGGACCTGCGCACTTGTCGCTATCGCCGCCTTCTATCTGATCGCCATCTCGTGGCCCAACAATCTGCTCCCGGCCGCCGCGTTGCTGGCGGTCGCGGGCATCGGGCTGGTGCCCCTGGTACTGGTCGGCGGGCGCTACGAGCGCGCCGCGCGCTTCGTCATCTTCGCCTGCGACATGGCGGCGATCAGCGCTGTTCTGGCCTTCGCGCCGATCAGCACCGGCGGCGACGTTCCGCAGAACTTCGTCTTCCTGACCAGCCGGCCTGCCTACTACTACGTCGTGCTGGCGGTTTCGATCCTGTCGCTCTCGCCGGCGCTCGTGTTGTGGACGGGCTTGTGCGCGGTGCTCGGCATGACCGGCGCCACGGCCTGGATCATGTCCGGCATGGAGCAAGTCGTCAGCTATGGCGGCCTGCCGGCCTCGCCGACGCGCGATCAGTATCTCGCCGTCGTGCTGAACTTGAACTTCCTCGCCCTGCCAACGCGCGTCGCCGAGGCGCTGGTGATGGCGCTGTCCACCGGCATCGCCGCGCTCGCCGTGCATCGCGCGCGCAACATGGTGCGCGACCACGCCGCCGTCGAGGAAAAGCGCAACCGCGTGCAGCGGCTGCTCGGACGCTACGTGCCCGAGCAGGTGGCCGAGCAGCTCGTCGACAGCGGCCAGCTGGCGCCGCAGCTGCGCGAGGCCAGCGTGCTGTTCGCCGATATCGAGGGCTTCACCGGGCTGTCCGAGCGCCTCTCGCCGCACGAGCTGATCGCGGTGCTCAACAGCTTCTTCGGCGCCGCCACCGCGATCGTCGACGAACGCGGCGGCATCGTCGTGAACCATGTCGGCGACGCGCTCATCGCCGCCTTCAACACGCCGATCGCCGTTGCCGGGCATGGCGCGCGGGCGATCGATGCCGCCTGCGCGCTGCAGGCGCTGATGGCGGCGCGCGACTTCGAGGGACATCGACTGCGCTTGCGCATCGGCGTTGCCACCGGCCCGGTTGCGGCCGGCGCCGTGGGCGATGCCCGGCGGCAGACCTACACGATCTACGGCGATACGGTGAACCTGGCGCAGCGCCTGGAGCGGCTGAACAAGGATTTCGAGACGCACACCCTGGTCTGCGGCGCGACCTTCGCCGGCGCGAACGCGATGGAGCTCACCGCCGAGCGCATGGGGACGGTGCAGGTACGCGGCCGCGAGAGCGCCGTCGAGGTGTTCGCCCTGCGCTGA
- a CDS encoding cupin domain-containing protein, which yields MNMWTATLASFLVTASLSAAAQGPGLDIQRNGSLPSAKGPADYFTGAVRVDPLFQMPAPSRTRAGVVTFEPGARSAWHTHPLGQILVVTAGVGLVQRWGGPIQEIRPGDVVWIPPGVKHWHGAAATTAMTHIAIQEHLDGKVVDWMEKVSDEQYGRR from the coding sequence ATGAACATGTGGACTGCGACCCTCGCGTCGTTTCTCGTGACAGCGTCGCTGTCGGCAGCGGCCCAAGGGCCGGGACTCGACATCCAGCGCAACGGCTCGCTGCCCTCGGCCAAGGGCCCGGCGGACTATTTCACCGGCGCGGTGCGCGTCGATCCTCTGTTCCAGATGCCCGCGCCGTCGCGCACGCGCGCCGGCGTGGTGACCTTCGAGCCCGGCGCGCGCAGCGCCTGGCACACGCACCCGCTGGGCCAGATCCTCGTCGTGACGGCGGGCGTCGGCCTGGTGCAACGCTGGGGTGGCCCGATCCAGGAGATCCGGCCCGGCGACGTGGTATGGATTCCACCTGGCGTGAAGCACTGGCACGGCGCTGCGGCGACGACGGCCATGACCCACATCGCCATTCAGGAACACCTCGACGGCAAGGTCGTCGACTGGATGGAAAAGGTCAGTGACGAGCAGTACGGCCGACGATAA
- a CDS encoding cupin domain-containing protein — protein sequence MEIRRGGSQPSAKGPTSFFTGTVRVDPLFQAGDPARVSCAYVTFEPGARSNWHTHPLGQTLIVTSGCGWVQCWGGPVEEIRPGDVIWTAPGEKHWHGAKATTAMTHIAIQEALGGKAVDWLEKVGDDQYPSF from the coding sequence ATGGAAATCAGGCGCGGCGGCTCGCAACCATCCGCCAAGGGGCCGACGAGTTTCTTCACCGGCACGGTGCGCGTCGATCCGCTGTTCCAGGCGGGCGATCCTGCGCGTGTGTCGTGCGCCTACGTCACCTTCGAGCCCGGCGCGCGCAGCAACTGGCACACCCACCCGCTGGGCCAGACGCTGATCGTCACATCGGGCTGCGGCTGGGTGCAGTGCTGGGGCGGGCCGGTCGAGGAAATTCGGCCGGGCGACGTGATCTGGACAGCGCCGGGCGAGAAGCACTGGCACGGCGCCAAGGCGACCACCGCCATGACTCACATCGCCATTCAGGAGGCGCTGGGCGGCAAGGCGGTCGATTGGCTCGAGAAGGTCGGCGACGACCAGTACCCGAGCTTCTGA
- a CDS encoding LysR family transcriptional regulator: MQRGDLDDILAFLVVARERSFTRAAAQLGVSQSALSHTIRGLETRLGVRLLTRTTRSVSPTEAGERLLQTVGPRVEEIEGEIEALSDFRDKPAGTIRITTVEYAVDTILWPKLAPLLRDHPGIKLEIIIDYGLTDIVAERFDAGVRSGEQIAKDMIAVRIGPDLRMAVVGSPSYFARKAEPTRPQDLIGHSCINLRLPTHGGIYAWEFERNRRELRVRVDGQIVCNNTAQMLTAALAGLGLAYVPEEQALPHIAGGRLRRVLEEWCPPYAGYHLYYPSRRQSSAAFKLLVEALRYRA, from the coding sequence ATGCAGCGCGGCGATTTGGACGACATTCTTGCCTTCCTCGTGGTGGCGCGGGAGCGCAGCTTCACCAGGGCGGCGGCCCAGCTGGGCGTGTCGCAGTCGGCGCTCAGCCATACGATCCGCGGCCTCGAGACGCGCCTGGGCGTGCGGCTGCTGACCCGCACCACGCGCAGCGTGTCGCCGACCGAAGCCGGCGAGCGCCTGCTGCAGACCGTCGGTCCGCGCGTCGAGGAGATCGAAGGCGAGATCGAGGCGCTGAGCGACTTCCGCGACAAGCCGGCCGGCACCATCCGGATCACGACGGTGGAGTACGCGGTCGACACGATCCTGTGGCCGAAGCTGGCGCCGCTGCTGCGCGACCATCCCGGCATCAAGCTCGAGATCATCATCGACTACGGCCTGACCGACATCGTCGCCGAACGCTTCGACGCCGGGGTGCGATCCGGCGAGCAGATCGCCAAGGACATGATCGCGGTGCGCATCGGGCCGGACCTGCGCATGGCCGTAGTCGGCTCGCCTTCCTACTTCGCGCGCAAGGCAGAGCCGACGCGGCCGCAAGACCTGATCGGCCACAGCTGCATCAATCTGCGACTGCCGACCCACGGCGGCATCTACGCCTGGGAATTCGAGCGCAACAGACGCGAGTTGAGGGTGCGGGTCGACGGGCAGATCGTCTGCAACAACACGGCACAGATGCTCACCGCCGCGCTGGCCGGGCTCGGCCTGGCTTATGTTCCGGAGGAACAGGCGCTGCCCCACATCGCTGGCGGACGATTGCGACGCGTGCTGGAGGAGTGGTGTCCGCCCTATGCAGGCTATCACCTCTACTATCCCAGCCGCCGCCAGTCGTCCGCCGCGTTCAAGCTGCTGGTCGAGGCGCTGCGCTATCGCGCCTGA
- a CDS encoding carboxymuconolactone decarboxylase family protein, with protein MKRLAMIVTSLSLLAPLSAQAEKANPMPNTSAQLARTLDDIRQVAPGLERYAQTRLFGDLWKRPDLSPRDRSLVTLAALIAREQAIEMPYYLNLALDHGVAPKEISELITHLAFYSGWPNAMTAVAAAKEVFTRRGIGTDQLAAVSPPLLPLDAAAEAQRAERVGQQFGTVAPGIVQYTTDILFRDLWLRSDLAPRDRSLVTVSALISAGHVGQIPYHLNRAMDYGLTQAQAAEIITHLAFYAGWPNAFSALPVAKDVFEKRQAR; from the coding sequence ATGAAACGTCTCGCGATGATCGTCACATCGCTTTCGCTGCTGGCGCCGCTGTCGGCCCAAGCGGAGAAAGCCAATCCCATGCCGAACACCAGTGCCCAGCTCGCGCGTACCCTTGACGACATACGTCAGGTCGCACCGGGTCTCGAACGCTACGCGCAAACCCGCCTGTTTGGCGACCTGTGGAAGCGCCCTGACCTGTCGCCGCGCGACCGCAGCCTCGTCACGCTCGCGGCGCTCATCGCGCGCGAACAGGCGATCGAGATGCCGTACTACCTGAACCTCGCCCTCGATCACGGCGTCGCACCGAAGGAGATTTCGGAGCTCATCACCCACCTCGCGTTCTATTCCGGCTGGCCGAACGCTATGACGGCAGTCGCGGCGGCGAAGGAGGTCTTCACCCGGCGTGGGATCGGCACCGATCAGTTGGCCGCCGTGTCGCCGCCGCTCCTGCCGCTCGATGCGGCGGCCGAGGCGCAGCGCGCCGAGCGCGTCGGCCAGCAGTTCGGCACGGTCGCGCCCGGCATCGTACAGTACACGACCGACATCCTGTTCCGCGATCTGTGGCTGCGGTCCGATCTGGCGCCGCGCGACCGCAGCCTGGTGACCGTGAGCGCCCTGATCTCCGCCGGCCACGTCGGACAGATCCCCTACCATCTCAACCGCGCGATGGATTACGGCCTGACACAGGCCCAAGCGGCCGAAATCATCACCCATCTCGCGTTCTATGCCGGCTGGCCCAACGCCTTCTCGGCGTTGCCCGTCGCAAAGGACGTGTTCGAGAAGCGTCAGGCGCGATAG
- a CDS encoding response regulator has product MALVLDDDPVCAQELARYLTRNFIPAVPATNVAAAREALDRHETIKVLISDIRMPDMSGIEFAIDLANSHAAEQPLKVLFMTGQATIDLAVAALRIGASDFLTKPVRPRQVAERVTKLLAEPVPNRAVVPVATPEPEVPTATVASQAHWLLRERKGRAAREKIMGEGFKDEPGWNMIMELMHARLSGQKVPVSALCAASGVPQTTALRRLGELMGDGYIAKERDPGDARRLWVRPTERTVELVQKYMAHETTTRAAA; this is encoded by the coding sequence GTGGCTCTGGTCCTCGACGACGATCCGGTCTGCGCCCAGGAACTCGCGCGCTATCTCACCCGCAACTTCATCCCGGCCGTCCCGGCCACCAACGTCGCCGCCGCGCGCGAGGCGCTTGATCGGCACGAGACCATCAAGGTGCTGATCAGCGACATCCGCATGCCCGACATGTCCGGCATCGAGTTCGCCATCGATCTCGCCAACTCGCACGCCGCCGAGCAGCCGCTGAAGGTGCTGTTCATGACCGGCCAGGCGACCATCGATCTGGCCGTCGCCGCGCTGCGCATCGGCGCCAGCGACTTCCTCACCAAGCCGGTGCGCCCGCGCCAGGTGGCCGAGCGCGTCACCAAGCTGCTGGCCGAGCCGGTGCCGAACCGTGCCGTCGTGCCGGTGGCGACGCCGGAGCCCGAAGTGCCGACCGCGACGGTCGCCAGCCAGGCCCATTGGCTGCTGCGCGAGCGCAAGGGGCGCGCGGCGCGCGAGAAGATCATGGGTGAAGGCTTCAAGGACGAGCCCGGCTGGAACATGATCATGGAGCTGATGCATGCCCGGCTGAGCGGCCAGAAGGTTCCGGTGTCGGCGCTGTGCGCGGCCTCCGGCGTGCCGCAGACCACGGCACTGCGCCGACTGGGCGAGCTGATGGGCGACGGCTACATCGCCAAGGAGCGCGATCCCGGCGACGCGCGGCGTCTGTGGGTTCGACCGACAGAGCGCACCGTCGAGCTGGTGCAGAAGTACATGGCGCACGAGACCACCACCCGCGCCGCCGCCTGA
- a CDS encoding PAS domain-containing protein, which yields MRDAPISSRRSPSGTGGSELQRLQEWLELARQSAGIVLWEWDTRAGLFRISDHWHEEGSVGQQAGSISLDQWLQLVHVEDRPTCERFLASLANGAGVPQQAEFRVRRPDGSFAWQRGKGRMMPGPRGAGGSVIGVLVEITAEREALEHRHQIDRLEAVGQLTGGLAHDFNNLLTVIQGNVDLLHDDLGDDAASAAILSEISAVVDRGAAVTRRLLRFARSDLPAKTVFNPDRLLRGLLPLLAHTLGGTVALHMNLAARGAAVSVDTREFENAIINLAINARDAMPAGGTLALSTRQAWLQASDVDVERGEAPGAYVEIALADTGHGMPPDVLSRIYEPFFTTKADKGTGLGVPMVARFVRHSAGCMRVESAVGTGTTVRLYLPLPVADE from the coding sequence TTGCGAGACGCTCCCATCTCCTCTCGGCGCAGTCCCTCCGGAACGGGCGGCAGTGAACTGCAACGCCTGCAGGAGTGGCTCGAGCTCGCGCGGCAGTCGGCCGGGATCGTCCTGTGGGAATGGGACACCCGCGCCGGGCTCTTCAGGATCTCCGACCATTGGCACGAGGAGGGGTCCGTCGGCCAGCAGGCCGGATCGATCAGCCTCGACCAGTGGCTTCAGCTCGTCCATGTCGAGGACCGGCCGACCTGCGAGCGCTTTCTCGCCAGCCTCGCCAACGGCGCCGGCGTGCCGCAGCAGGCCGAGTTTCGCGTCCGCCGCCCGGATGGCTCGTTCGCCTGGCAGCGCGGCAAGGGTCGCATGATGCCCGGGCCGCGCGGTGCGGGCGGGTCCGTCATCGGCGTCCTGGTCGAGATCACGGCCGAGCGCGAGGCGCTGGAGCATCGCCATCAGATCGATCGCCTGGAGGCGGTGGGCCAGCTCACCGGCGGCCTGGCGCATGACTTCAACAATCTGCTGACGGTGATCCAGGGCAACGTCGACCTGCTGCACGACGATCTCGGCGACGACGCCGCCAGCGCCGCGATCCTCAGCGAGATCAGCGCCGTGGTCGATCGCGGCGCGGCGGTGACGCGCCGGCTGCTGCGCTTCGCCCGCTCCGACCTGCCGGCGAAGACGGTGTTCAATCCCGACCGGCTGCTGCGCGGCCTGCTGCCGCTGCTTGCCCATACGCTGGGCGGCACGGTGGCGCTGCACATGAATCTCGCGGCGCGCGGCGCGGCCGTGAGCGTCGATACGCGCGAGTTCGAGAACGCGATCATCAACCTCGCGATCAACGCGCGCGACGCGATGCCGGCGGGCGGCACGCTGGCGCTGTCGACGCGGCAGGCGTGGCTGCAGGCAAGCGACGTTGATGTCGAGCGCGGCGAGGCGCCGGGCGCCTATGTCGAGATCGCGCTCGCCGACACCGGTCACGGCATGCCGCCTGACGTGCTGTCGCGGATCTACGAGCCGTTCTTCACCACCAAGGCCGACAAGGGCACCGGGCTGGGCGTGCCGATGGTGGCGCGCTTCGTGCGCCACAGCGCGGGCTGCATGCGGGTGGAAAGCGCGGTCGGTACCGGCACGACGGTGCGGCTCTATCTGCCGCTGCCGGTCGCCGACGAGTGA